The Myxococcota bacterium genome contains a region encoding:
- the ileS gene encoding isoleucine--tRNA ligase, giving the protein MKSGGGFERVAPVVHFPDAESRIRAFWNEREIFEKSLALRRDAPRFVFYEGPPTANGMPHNGHALTRVMKDVIPRYKAMRGYHVPRRAGWDTHGLPVEIEVEKELRISGKDAIVDYGVEPFVRRCLDSVFRYTEEWQGFTEKLGFWLDMGDAYVTYHQSYVESVWWALSQLFERGLLYQGHKVVWWWAQGGTVLSAAEVGEGYRTVDDPSVYVRFPLEDDPDTSLLVWTTTPWTLPSNSFAAVNPAEEYAIVHDGEKRVIVAAALRETLQEKIGRELPVERICSGESLVGRGYRPPFDWFRKTHADAGLWRVVPADFVELDAGTGVVHIAPAFGEVDFELLGKERETDPTLPLLCAVRPDGSFDPEVAEAHYAGTWVKDADRDLTRALREAGLLWHAEQIRHDYPFCVRSDDDPLIQYARPAWYVRTTAHVDACLENNRAIRWLPEHIQEGRFGDFLRNNIDWALSRERFWGTPLNIWVNDETGRAEAPGSVAQILERNPDAFAAFEAAREKDPELSPHLLVHKPWIDQVTWTREGEPGVYRRVPEVIDAWFDSGSMPFAQWGYPHQNREEFEASFPADFISEAIDQTRGWFNSLLWISTLLFPEETKPHPYKSCIVLGHVADRYGKKESKSKGNYTPPEVILDQVRLEFAVVESADPVDVGVALLPREDYEGLDLHGDAAKVRVYRDDRPDAAIELEARPAKIPRRVIQLSAADATALAVKAKPADETILPREVPALPADAKLWVDDPSSPAPGADAFRWFFYSQNPPWNPTRHSLSGVRAAQRELPLKLRNVYAFFTIYADIDGFDPTAGACVAGRRPAAERSLLDRWILSELALTTRTVRAQMDDFFVYEATGALTDFVDALSNWYVRRSRDRFWAPGLEADKLDAHWTLYECLTTLSQLLAPFLPFATEEIWQNLVTRVDSDAAESVHLTDYPEPDTAAIDEALSQEMAAVREIVSSGLQVRTANKLRVRQPLSAAEIALADAELAPRVLAHEGLIRDELNVHVLRIADDASAYVTYQVKPNFRALGPRVGKQMPKLKAALAEADGAALLREFEANGEIALPFEGDTLTLGPDEIAVSLEAKEGFAAAAGKAGVVVLHTTLDDALREEGLFREVLNRVQSFRKQLDLEYTGRIRLHLDGAERVLAAVRPRSEELGRETLAVEVHVGAAPPAGAELHEATIDGERLQLGVERV; this is encoded by the coding sequence TCGCGCTGCGTCGCGATGCGCCGCGCTTCGTGTTCTATGAAGGTCCGCCCACCGCCAACGGGATGCCCCACAACGGCCACGCGCTCACCCGCGTGATGAAGGATGTGATCCCGCGCTACAAGGCGATGCGCGGCTATCACGTGCCGCGCCGGGCCGGTTGGGACACACACGGGCTGCCTGTCGAGATCGAGGTCGAGAAGGAGCTCCGGATCTCCGGCAAGGACGCGATCGTCGACTACGGCGTCGAGCCCTTCGTGCGTCGCTGTCTCGACAGCGTCTTCCGCTACACCGAAGAATGGCAAGGCTTCACCGAGAAGCTCGGTTTCTGGCTCGACATGGGCGATGCGTACGTCACCTACCACCAGTCCTATGTCGAGAGCGTGTGGTGGGCGTTGTCCCAGCTCTTCGAGCGCGGGCTCCTCTATCAGGGACACAAGGTGGTGTGGTGGTGGGCCCAGGGGGGCACGGTGCTCTCGGCGGCCGAGGTGGGCGAGGGCTATCGCACGGTCGACGACCCCTCGGTCTACGTGCGTTTCCCGCTCGAGGACGATCCGGACACCTCCCTGTTGGTCTGGACCACCACGCCCTGGACGCTCCCTTCGAACAGCTTCGCCGCCGTGAACCCGGCGGAGGAGTACGCGATCGTCCACGACGGAGAGAAGCGGGTCATCGTGGCGGCGGCGCTTCGCGAGACTCTCCAGGAAAAGATCGGCCGCGAGCTCCCCGTCGAGCGCATCTGCTCGGGAGAGTCCCTGGTGGGCCGCGGCTATCGTCCTCCCTTCGACTGGTTCCGCAAAACCCACGCCGACGCCGGTCTGTGGCGCGTGGTGCCCGCCGACTTCGTCGAGCTCGACGCTGGTACGGGGGTCGTCCACATCGCGCCGGCCTTCGGTGAGGTGGACTTCGAGCTCCTGGGGAAGGAGCGCGAGACGGACCCCACGCTGCCGCTGCTGTGCGCAGTGCGCCCCGACGGCAGCTTCGACCCCGAGGTGGCGGAAGCCCACTACGCCGGTACCTGGGTGAAGGACGCCGACCGCGACCTGACCCGCGCGCTGCGCGAGGCAGGTCTCTTGTGGCACGCCGAGCAGATCCGGCACGACTACCCCTTCTGCGTGCGTTCCGACGACGATCCGTTGATCCAGTACGCCCGCCCCGCCTGGTACGTACGGACCACGGCCCACGTCGACGCCTGCCTCGAGAACAACCGGGCGATCCGCTGGCTCCCCGAGCACATCCAGGAGGGGCGCTTCGGGGACTTCCTGCGCAACAACATCGATTGGGCACTCTCTCGCGAGCGCTTCTGGGGCACGCCGCTCAACATCTGGGTGAACGACGAGACGGGGCGTGCGGAAGCACCCGGCTCGGTCGCCCAGATCCTCGAGCGCAACCCCGACGCATTCGCCGCCTTCGAAGCGGCCCGTGAGAAGGATCCCGAACTCTCACCGCACCTCCTGGTGCACAAGCCCTGGATCGATCAGGTCACCTGGACGCGCGAGGGTGAGCCCGGCGTCTACCGGCGCGTGCCCGAGGTGATCGATGCCTGGTTCGACTCGGGCTCGATGCCTTTCGCCCAGTGGGGCTATCCGCACCAGAACCGCGAGGAGTTCGAGGCGAGCTTCCCCGCCGATTTCATCTCCGAGGCGATCGACCAGACCCGCGGCTGGTTCAACTCCCTGCTCTGGATCTCGACCCTGCTCTTCCCCGAGGAGACGAAGCCCCATCCCTACAAGAGCTGCATCGTGCTCGGGCACGTCGCGGACCGCTACGGGAAGAAGGAATCGAAGAGCAAGGGCAACTACACGCCCCCGGAAGTGATCCTCGACCAGGTGCGGCTCGAGTTCGCCGTCGTCGAGTCTGCCGATCCGGTCGACGTGGGCGTCGCCCTGCTGCCGCGCGAGGACTACGAGGGTCTCGACCTTCATGGCGACGCCGCAAAGGTGCGCGTCTACCGGGACGATCGCCCCGACGCGGCGATCGAGCTCGAGGCGCGCCCGGCGAAGATCCCCCGCCGCGTGATCCAGCTGTCAGCCGCCGACGCCACCGCATTGGCGGTGAAGGCGAAGCCGGCGGACGAGACGATCCTGCCGCGGGAGGTTCCGGCGCTGCCCGCCGATGCGAAGCTCTGGGTCGATGATCCCAGCTCGCCGGCGCCCGGTGCCGACGCCTTCCGCTGGTTCTTCTACTCCCAGAACCCGCCCTGGAACCCCACCCGTCACTCCCTGTCCGGCGTGCGGGCGGCCCAGCGCGAGCTTCCGCTCAAGCTGCGCAACGTCTACGCGTTCTTCACGATCTATGCCGACATCGACGGCTTCGATCCCACCGCCGGCGCGTGCGTCGCGGGCCGCCGTCCCGCCGCCGAGCGTTCCCTCCTCGACCGCTGGATCCTCTCGGAGCTCGCCCTCACGACGCGCACCGTTCGCGCGCAGATGGACGACTTCTTCGTCTACGAGGCCACCGGCGCGCTCACCGACTTCGTCGACGCGCTCTCGAACTGGTACGTGCGGCGCTCGCGCGATCGTTTCTGGGCTCCCGGCCTCGAGGCCGACAAGCTCGACGCCCACTGGACGCTCTACGAATGCCTCACCACGCTGTCGCAGCTGCTGGCGCCCTTCCTGCCCTTCGCGACCGAAGAGATCTGGCAGAACCTCGTCACCCGCGTCGATTCCGATGCCGCCGAGAGTGTGCATCTCACCGATTATCCCGAGCCCGACACCGCGGCGATCGACGAGGCGCTCTCCCAGGAGATGGCGGCCGTGCGCGAGATCGTCTCGTCGGGGCTCCAGGTGCGCACCGCCAACAAGCTGCGCGTTCGTCAGCCCCTGTCGGCGGCAGAGATCGCGCTGGCCGACGCCGAGCTCGCCCCGCGCGTGCTCGCCCACGAGGGGCTGATTCGCGACGAGCTCAACGTGCACGTCCTGCGTATCGCCGACGACGCGTCGGCCTACGTCACCTACCAGGTGAAGCCGAACTTCCGGGCGCTGGGGCCTCGCGTCGGCAAGCAGATGCCGAAGCTGAAGGCGGCACTGGCGGAAGCCGACGGTGCGGCGCTGCTGCGCGAGTTCGAGGCGAACGGCGAGATCGCGCTGCCCTTCGAGGGCGACACGCTCACCCTCGGGCCCGACGAGATCGCGGTCTCCCTCGAAGCGAAGGAAGGCTTCGCGGCGGCCGCCGGGAAGGCGGGGGTCGTGGTGCTCCACACGACCCTCGACGACGCCCTGCGCGAAGAAGGACTCTTCCGCGAGGTACTGAACCGCGTCCAGAGCTTCCGAAAGCAGCTCGATCTCGAGTACACCGGTCGCATTCGGCTGCATCTGGACGGGGCGGAGCGCGTGCTCGCCGCGGTGCGCCCGCGCTCGGAGGAGCTCGGGCGCGAGACCCTGGCCGTCGAGGTGCACGTCGGTGCGGCGCCTCCCGCCGGAGCCGAACTCCACGAGGCGACGATCGACGGCGAGCGTCTGCAGCTGGGAGTCGAGCGGGTCTAG
- a CDS encoding cytochrome P450 — translation MALADTHPFDPGVLAEPHAFDRQLRAEAPVYRDPHTGLFLVASHAFVLEAVRDTETFSNRFAAAMGGGGGEEIDPELATLRAESHPAVDTMLTADPPEHKRFRGLVNKAFTPRRIQGIHQEMRKLCESFIDDLLPRGTCEALNDYGVRLPLTIIADQLGVPRQDLPSFKRWTDGFTAQLSGLAVGEDAIEAQRRILEFQRYFESRVEEAGRNPREDILSDLVRARLEGERPLDMAESLSILQQLLVAGNETTANAIAEGLLLLVRNPDVAARLRSDPSATPRFVEEVLRLASPTQNMWRRVKRDTVLGGVEIPEGSMVLLRYGAANRDPEVFPSPDAVDLDRDNHSAHLAFGHGIHFCLGAMLARKEMQVAFDVWLERVGHFDTAPDFTPRYRPSILLRGLEELPLTVAAA, via the coding sequence ATGGCGCTGGCAGACACCCACCCCTTCGATCCGGGGGTCCTCGCGGAGCCCCACGCCTTCGACCGGCAGCTCCGCGCGGAAGCCCCCGTCTACCGTGACCCCCATACCGGCCTCTTCCTGGTCGCCTCTCACGCCTTCGTCCTCGAAGCCGTGCGCGACACCGAGACCTTCTCCAACCGCTTCGCGGCGGCCATGGGTGGCGGCGGTGGCGAGGAGATCGACCCGGAGCTCGCCACCCTGCGGGCCGAGTCCCACCCGGCGGTCGACACCATGCTCACGGCCGACCCGCCCGAGCACAAGCGCTTCCGCGGCCTGGTCAACAAGGCGTTCACCCCGCGGCGCATTCAAGGCATCCACCAGGAGATGCGGAAGCTCTGTGAGAGCTTCATCGACGACCTCTTGCCGCGCGGCACCTGCGAAGCCCTGAACGACTACGGCGTGCGCCTACCTCTCACGATCATCGCCGACCAGCTCGGTGTCCCGCGCCAGGACCTCCCGAGCTTCAAGCGCTGGACCGACGGCTTCACCGCCCAGCTCTCGGGACTCGCGGTCGGCGAAGACGCCATCGAAGCGCAGCGGCGCATCCTCGAGTTCCAGCGCTACTTCGAGAGCCGCGTCGAAGAAGCCGGACGCAATCCGCGCGAAGACATCCTCTCGGACCTGGTGCGCGCCCGTCTCGAAGGCGAGCGCCCGCTCGACATGGCCGAGAGCCTCTCGATCCTGCAGCAGCTGCTCGTCGCCGGAAACGAGACGACGGCAAACGCGATCGCCGAGGGGCTGCTGCTGCTCGTGCGCAACCCCGACGTCGCGGCCCGACTGCGCAGCGACCCGAGCGCGACGCCGCGCTTCGTCGAGGAAGTGCTGCGCCTGGCCTCGCCCACCCAGAACATGTGGCGACGCGTGAAGCGCGACACGGTGCTCGGCGGCGTCGAGATTCCCGAGGGCAGCATGGTGCTCCTGCGCTACGGCGCCGCGAACCGGGATCCCGAGGTGTTCCCGTCGCCCGACGCCGTCGACCTCGACCGGGACAACCACAGCGCCCATCTCGCCTTCGGTCACGGCATCCACTTCTGCCTCGGCGCGATGCTCGCGCGCAAGGAGATGCAGGTGGCCTTCGACGTCTGGCTCGAACGCGTCGGGCACTTCGACACAGCCCCGGACTTCACGCCGCGCTACCGGCCGAGCATCCTCTTGCGCGGCCTCGAAGAACTGCCCCTCACCGTCGCTGCAGCCTGA
- the lysA gene encoding diaminopimelate decarboxylase, whose translation MPLDPPLLERLAEAHGTPYFVYDADVVRARLASLSDFDVVRYAQKASSNVHLLRLLREGGACVDAVSLGEIQRALRAGFSGTTEPAGVVYTADLIDDATLDCVIEHQIPVNAGSADVLEQLGRRATGHPVWIRVNPGFGHGHSRKTNTGGEWSKHGVWHAYLDEALRHVEKYRLDLVGLHMHIGSGTDFEHLRRVCDAMVEQVRALGVDVRAISGGGGLPIPYQNKSETPPFDTQALYRLWHEARQRIEGLVGHPVHLEIEPGRYLIAEAGSLVARVRAVKREGPNRFIVVDAGFNDLARPVMYGAYHEIEVLRAGNVLAEPTQPTVVAGPLCESGDVFTQEEGGVVVPRDLPDTAVGDLVVIRDAGAYASSMASNYNTRPLAPEILVEGGEPRVIRRRQTVDELLALED comes from the coding sequence ATGCCCCTCGATCCCCCGCTCCTCGAACGGCTCGCCGAAGCCCACGGCACGCCGTACTTCGTCTACGACGCCGACGTCGTCCGCGCCCGACTGGCCTCGCTCTCCGACTTCGACGTCGTGCGCTACGCCCAGAAGGCGAGTTCGAACGTCCATCTCCTCCGCTTGCTGCGCGAGGGCGGCGCCTGCGTCGACGCGGTCTCGCTGGGGGAGATCCAGCGGGCCCTGCGCGCTGGTTTCTCGGGCACCACCGAACCGGCGGGCGTGGTTTACACCGCCGACCTGATCGACGACGCCACCCTCGATTGCGTGATCGAGCACCAGATCCCGGTGAACGCCGGCTCGGCGGACGTGCTCGAGCAGCTCGGGCGCCGTGCAACCGGACATCCGGTCTGGATCCGCGTGAACCCGGGTTTCGGCCACGGGCACAGCCGCAAGACCAACACGGGTGGCGAGTGGAGCAAGCACGGGGTCTGGCATGCCTACCTCGACGAGGCGCTCCGCCACGTCGAGAAGTACCGACTCGATCTGGTCGGTCTGCACATGCACATCGGGTCGGGCACCGATTTCGAACACCTGCGCCGCGTCTGCGACGCGATGGTCGAACAGGTGCGCGCCCTCGGTGTCGACGTGCGCGCCATCTCGGGAGGCGGCGGCCTGCCGATCCCCTATCAGAACAAGAGCGAGACCCCGCCCTTCGATACCCAGGCGCTCTATCGGCTCTGGCACGAGGCGCGCCAGCGCATCGAAGGCCTGGTGGGGCACCCCGTGCATCTCGAGATCGAACCCGGCCGCTACCTGATCGCGGAGGCCGGGAGTCTCGTCGCCCGGGTGCGCGCGGTGAAGCGCGAGGGCCCGAATCGCTTCATCGTCGTGGACGCCGGCTTCAACGATCTGGCGCGCCCCGTGATGTACGGCGCCTATCACGAGATCGAGGTCCTGCGCGCCGGCAACGTGCTCGCAGAGCCGACACAGCCCACGGTCGTGGCGGGTCCGCTCTGCGAATCGGGCGACGTCTTCACCCAGGAAGAGGGGGGCGTCGTGGTGCCGCGCGATCTGCCCGATACCGCAGTTGGCGACCTCGTCGTGATCCGCGACGCGGGGGCCTACGCGTCCTCGATGGCCAGCAACTACAACACGCGACCTCTGGCGCCCGAGATCCTCGTCGAGGGCGGTGAACCGCGCGTGATCCGGCGCCGCCAGACCGTCGACGAGCTGCTCGCCCTCGAGGACTAG
- a CDS encoding glycerol-3-phosphate dehydrogenase/oxidase: protein MQREAMIARVSNEGFEIIVIGGGATGLGIAVDAASRGYRTLLLEAHDFAQGTSSRSTKLVHGGVRYLEQLNFSLVSEALRERGLLYRNAPHLVHNLGFVVPRYRWWEGPFYGIGLKLYDALAGDLNLATSRGLDRDETVEAIPNVEQEDLVGGTMYHDAQFDDARMALHLAMTAADHGAVVLNHMEVVELLKAGDDGATCGVVARDAETGALHRVLAKVVINATGIFSDNVRWLDAPDATRMTSPSQGIHLVLDSSFLPGNNAIMVPHTDDGRVLFVIPWHGRMLVGTTDTPMAEAELEPRALPDEIDFVLRNASRYLTKDPGPEDVLSVFAGQRPLVKAEGTATKKISREHEVFVSNSGLVTVLGGKWTTYRKMAEDAMVDAIAVGGLPSRPCVTEELKLHGWIDRDDDGQPELEALRAYGSDQTQIEAIVAKEPGLADPLFEGLPYHGGHVVFAAREEMARTVEDVLSRRTRLLLLDARGAMRAAPRTAALLARELDRDTAWADAEVERFEALARGYLIDA from the coding sequence ATGCAGCGCGAGGCGATGATCGCTCGGGTCTCGAACGAAGGGTTCGAGATCATCGTGATCGGCGGCGGCGCCACCGGCCTCGGCATCGCCGTCGATGCCGCGAGTCGGGGCTATCGCACCCTGCTGCTCGAGGCCCACGACTTCGCCCAGGGCACCTCGAGCCGCAGCACGAAGCTGGTTCACGGCGGCGTCCGCTACCTCGAGCAGCTGAACTTCTCGCTGGTGAGCGAGGCGCTGCGCGAACGCGGCCTGCTCTACCGCAACGCGCCTCATCTCGTCCACAACCTGGGGTTCGTGGTCCCGCGCTATCGCTGGTGGGAAGGACCGTTCTACGGCATCGGGCTCAAACTCTACGACGCTCTCGCCGGCGACCTGAACCTCGCGACGAGCCGCGGACTCGATCGCGACGAGACCGTCGAGGCGATTCCCAACGTCGAACAGGAAGACCTGGTCGGCGGCACCATGTACCACGACGCTCAGTTCGACGACGCGCGCATGGCGCTCCACCTGGCGATGACCGCAGCCGACCACGGCGCCGTCGTGCTCAACCACATGGAGGTGGTCGAGCTGCTCAAGGCCGGAGACGACGGCGCCACCTGCGGCGTCGTCGCCCGCGACGCCGAGACGGGAGCGCTCCACCGCGTGCTGGCGAAGGTCGTGATCAACGCGACGGGGATCTTCTCGGACAACGTGCGCTGGCTCGACGCCCCGGACGCCACGCGCATGACCTCGCCGAGCCAGGGCATTCACCTGGTGCTCGATTCGTCGTTCCTGCCGGGCAACAACGCGATCATGGTGCCCCATACCGACGATGGACGCGTTCTCTTCGTGATTCCCTGGCACGGCCGCATGCTGGTCGGGACGACCGACACGCCCATGGCGGAAGCCGAGCTCGAACCCCGCGCGCTGCCCGACGAGATCGACTTCGTGTTGCGCAATGCCAGTCGCTACCTCACCAAGGACCCGGGCCCGGAAGACGTGTTGTCGGTGTTTGCGGGACAGCGACCGCTCGTGAAAGCCGAAGGCACCGCCACCAAGAAGATCTCCCGCGAACACGAGGTCTTCGTCAGCAACTCGGGGCTCGTGACCGTGCTCGGTGGCAAGTGGACGACCTATCGGAAGATGGCCGAAGACGCGATGGTCGACGCGATCGCCGTGGGCGGGCTCCCGTCACGGCCCTGCGTGACCGAGGAGCTGAAGCTCCACGGCTGGATCGACCGGGACGACGATGGCCAGCCGGAGCTCGAAGCCCTGCGCGCCTACGGCTCGGACCAGACGCAGATCGAAGCCATCGTCGCGAAGGAGCCCGGGCTTGCGGATCCCCTCTTCGAGGGACTGCCCTACCACGGTGGGCACGTGGTCTTCGCGGCGCGGGAAGAGATGGCGCGGACCGTCGAAGACGTGCTCTCGCGCCGCACCCGACTCCTGCTGCTCGATGCGCGGGGCGCGATGCGCGCGGCCCCCCGCACAGCGGCGCTGCTGGCCCGCGAGCTCGACCGCGACACTGCGTGGGCCGACGCCGAGGTGGAGCGCTTCGAGGCTCTCGCCCGGGGCTACCTGATCGACGCCTGA
- a CDS encoding PD-(D/E)XK nuclease family protein, with protein MTRALVTSTQSGTRLVRARAWLAARAPAEPVWVIGASQDASAELIRHVATEQGGAFGWEATTLPRLAVDTALLGLAELGRVPIGAIAAEAVTARVVHRLADAGELGRFREAAQGPGLARALARVLDELAAAGVGADRVESRIPELAAIARGYAAALEEAGLADRAQVERFAADAKSSGRPASLLFLDLPAPSQPQQAWLAALVARAPHCLATLPAGDGRAEAAFAPLLGTPSERLDVAETPLAGLQQHLFEPSAPLPGTRCEALQLLSAPGESRECVEIARRIHAAAAEGVRFDRMAILLRAPEAYGPFLSEALRRAEVPAYFARGTRTPDPSGRALLALLSCAAEGLSARRFAEYLSLGEVPGPDATGAPPESGSGGERWVPPDDSGVGDSLARASAAADPEANDTGGSLPTPRHWERLLVDASVIGGHDRWARRLRGLDAELERRAQALEDPDGPAASRLARDREALARLRDFALPLVADLAALPRSGDWGAWIDALSALATRALRRPERCLAVLAELAPMADVGPVGLREVQAVLLPRLQELATLPTGSRYGRVWVAPIEAARGQSFERVFVPGLAEKVFPKKISEEPILLDAVRAELSPALERSEQRLEAERLALRLAVGAAEEGLVLSFPRLDLEASRPRVPSFYALEALRAAEGELPSWDGLARRAEREGAARLGWPAPEAPEDAIDAAEYDLARLALLDGSDTGESQGAARYLLGANPHLARALRFRARRWLDAWTVADGLVKPGDPGRDALQAHRLEARSFSATALQHYASCPYKFFLYAVCRLAPREAPEPIEELDPLQRGSLVHDTQFELLSELREASLLPVTAETLGEARDALDSVLEKVAAEYADTLAPAIDRVWRDGVEGVRADLREWLRRASLDDSGYVPARFELAFGLPGRREADPGSRDAAVPLDVGVQLRGSIDLVETHAEGRLRVTDHKTGKERFAAGGIVDGGHALQPVLYALAAEQLFPDAAVESGRLYYCTSAGGFTSRAVPLDTRARDSAKQVVDAVGAALDEAFLPAAPEQGACRWCDYRAVCGPYEELRTRRKWQPALAGLDAVRKLA; from the coding sequence ATGACGCGCGCGCTGGTGACTTCGACCCAGTCCGGGACGCGTCTCGTCCGGGCCCGCGCCTGGCTGGCTGCACGCGCCCCCGCCGAGCCGGTGTGGGTGATCGGCGCCTCCCAGGACGCGTCGGCGGAACTCATCCGCCACGTGGCGACCGAACAGGGCGGGGCGTTCGGGTGGGAAGCGACCACGTTGCCGCGGCTCGCCGTCGACACGGCTCTGCTGGGACTGGCCGAGCTCGGCCGGGTTCCGATCGGAGCGATCGCCGCCGAGGCCGTGACCGCCCGCGTCGTGCATCGACTCGCGGACGCCGGCGAGCTGGGGCGGTTTCGCGAGGCGGCCCAGGGGCCCGGTCTCGCCCGGGCGCTGGCGCGGGTGCTCGACGAGCTGGCCGCCGCTGGCGTCGGTGCCGACCGCGTGGAGTCGCGCATTCCCGAGCTCGCGGCGATCGCGCGCGGCTACGCAGCCGCCCTCGAAGAAGCCGGCCTGGCCGACCGGGCACAGGTGGAGCGCTTCGCGGCCGACGCGAAGTCCAGCGGCCGACCCGCCTCGCTGCTCTTCCTGGACCTGCCCGCGCCGAGTCAGCCGCAGCAGGCGTGGCTCGCGGCGCTCGTGGCACGTGCGCCCCACTGCCTGGCGACCCTGCCCGCCGGCGACGGACGCGCCGAAGCCGCCTTCGCCCCGCTGCTCGGCACGCCGTCCGAGCGCCTCGACGTCGCCGAGACCCCGTTGGCTGGGCTCCAGCAACACCTCTTCGAACCCAGCGCGCCGCTCCCTGGCACCCGCTGCGAGGCCCTGCAGCTCCTGAGTGCGCCGGGCGAGAGCCGCGAGTGCGTCGAGATCGCGCGGCGCATTCACGCCGCGGCGGCAGAGGGGGTGCGCTTCGATCGCATGGCGATCCTGCTGCGCGCCCCCGAGGCGTACGGACCGTTTCTGTCCGAAGCGCTGCGGCGCGCCGAGGTTCCCGCCTACTTCGCGCGTGGAACGCGCACGCCCGATCCGAGCGGGCGCGCCTTGCTCGCGCTCTTGAGCTGCGCGGCCGAAGGCTTGTCGGCGCGTCGCTTTGCCGAGTATCTGTCCCTCGGCGAAGTCCCGGGACCCGATGCGACCGGCGCGCCTCCAGAGTCCGGCTCCGGCGGTGAGCGCTGGGTGCCGCCCGACGACAGCGGTGTCGGGGACTCCCTGGCCCGGGCGAGCGCGGCCGCCGATCCCGAGGCGAACGACACGGGCGGTAGCTTGCCCACGCCGCGGCATTGGGAGCGTCTCCTGGTCGACGCGTCGGTGATCGGCGGGCACGACCGCTGGGCGCGTCGGCTGCGGGGTCTCGACGCCGAGCTCGAACGCCGCGCGCAGGCCCTGGAGGATCCCGACGGGCCGGCGGCGAGCCGCCTCGCCCGCGATCGCGAGGCCCTCGCGCGGCTTCGCGACTTCGCGCTGCCGCTCGTGGCCGACCTCGCCGCGCTCCCCCGCAGTGGCGACTGGGGCGCCTGGATCGACGCGCTCTCGGCGTTGGCGACCCGCGCGCTGCGACGCCCCGAGCGCTGCCTCGCCGTGCTCGCCGAGCTGGCACCGATGGCCGATGTCGGCCCGGTCGGACTGCGCGAAGTGCAGGCGGTGCTGCTGCCGCGCCTGCAGGAGCTCGCGACGCTGCCCACCGGCTCGCGCTACGGCCGCGTCTGGGTCGCACCCATCGAAGCCGCGCGCGGCCAATCCTTCGAGCGGGTGTTCGTGCCAGGACTCGCCGAGAAGGTGTTTCCGAAGAAGATCTCCGAGGAACCGATCCTGCTCGACGCGGTGCGGGCCGAGCTCTCGCCGGCGCTCGAGCGCAGCGAACAGCGGCTCGAGGCCGAACGCCTGGCGCTGCGCCTGGCCGTGGGCGCCGCGGAAGAGGGCCTGGTGCTGTCGTTTCCGCGGCTGGACCTCGAGGCCTCGCGTCCGCGCGTGCCGTCCTTCTACGCCCTCGAAGCCCTGCGCGCTGCCGAAGGCGAGCTCCCGAGCTGGGATGGGCTCGCGCGACGCGCCGAGCGCGAGGGCGCCGCCCGACTCGGTTGGCCCGCGCCCGAAGCGCCGGAAGACGCGATCGACGCAGCGGAGTACGACCTCGCGCGCCTGGCCCTGCTCGACGGCAGCGACACTGGGGAGAGTCAAGGCGCGGCCCGCTATCTCCTGGGCGCGAACCCGCACCTCGCCCGGGCGCTGCGGTTCCGTGCGCGTCGCTGGCTCGACGCCTGGACCGTGGCGGACGGTCTCGTGAAGCCCGGCGATCCCGGACGCGACGCGTTGCAGGCGCACCGTCTCGAAGCCCGCAGCTTCTCGGCGACGGCGCTGCAGCACTACGCCTCGTGCCCTTACAAGTTCTTTCTCTACGCGGTCTGTCGTCTCGCACCGCGCGAAGCCCCCGAGCCGATCGAGGAGCTCGACCCGCTCCAGCGCGGCTCGCTGGTGCACGACACCCAGTTCGAGCTGCTGAGCGAGCTCCGGGAGGCGTCGCTGCTCCCGGTCACGGCCGAAACGCTGGGGGAGGCACGCGACGCGCTCGACAGCGTGCTCGAGAAGGTCGCGGCCGAGTACGCGGATACGCTGGCGCCAGCGATCGATCGCGTCTGGCGGGACGGCGTCGAGGGCGTGCGCGCGGATCTGCGCGAGTGGTTGCGACGCGCCAGCCTCGACGACAGCGGCTACGTGCCGGCGCGCTTCGAGCTGGCCTTCGGACTGCCCGGTCGGCGCGAAGCCGATCCGGGTTCCCGCGACGCGGCGGTGCCGCTCGACGTCGGCGTGCAGCTGCGCGGGTCGATCGATCTGGTCGAAACCCACGCCGAGGGCCGGCTGCGCGTGACCGACCACAAGACCGGCAAGGAGCGCTTCGCGGCAGGGGGCATCGTCGACGGTGGCCACGCCCTCCAGCCCGTGCTCTACGCGCTCGCGGCCGAGCAGCTGTTTCCCGACGCGGCCGTCGAGAGCGGTCGGCTCTACTACTGCACCTCCGCCGGCGGGTTCACCTCGCGCGCGGTGCCGCTGGACACGCGCGCGCGCGACAGCGCGAAGCAGGTGGTCGACGCGGTCGGCGCCGCCCTCGACGAGGCGTTCCTGCCAGCCGCCCCGGAGCAGGGCGCCTGCCGCTGGTGCGACTACCGCGCCGTGTGTGGCCCCTACGAAGAACTCCGCACCCGTCGCAAGTGGCAGCCGGCCCTCGCCGGGCTCGATGCGGTTCGGAAGCTCGCATGA